The sequence AGAGGCCGCCCCCTCATGCTGGGGCCTCATTTGGCATGATCCCGAGGATATCGCGTGCCTCAGACAGGGGCAGCCACACGCCAGCAGCCACTATGGCCCGATGTAGAAGCCGGTGACAACAGGCGCAGAGCAACGCCACGTCAGTCAGTCTGACTTGGCGCTCTCCGCGAGTTTCGGCAAAGGGAACAAGGTGATGCACTTCGAAGGCTGCGTCTTCAAACGCTGGATCTCGACAGGTCGACCTGGATCCGCAAAGTTCGCAGCTCAAAGGTTGCTGGCGCCGGCGGTGAGATGCCAGGACGCGTGAACGGAGCCTTCGATCGCGCTCTCTCGCTTGGTGAACTTGTGTAAGTAGCCGGCCCTCATAGAACAGTTCTCGCCGGTCTTCCTCAATGTAAGCCAAGTCTATGTAGTCAGCAGCTGAGCGAATCAGATCTGCAAGGCGTGCAACCTCTTCCGGCTGGTCGCCCAACTCGGACCACACCTCTCGATCCATTGCCGAAACGTGTTCAAGGCCTGCGCCTGTCGCAACCTGTCGGAGGTTCTGCAGCTTGAACGACACTCCAGCCGGGTTTCGAAAGGTTCGGTTCATATGACGGTGACGGTGAAATGGCAGTCTTCGCAGAAGCGCCGAGAGTCCCTGGACCTCCTGACTCGTCTGGGAAGGTATTTCCCCCCCGGAGCGGAAGTAGAGGTCCAACGCCAAGATCGTCTCATCTCGGTTCCATCTCGGATTGCCATGGCCCTGTGTACGTGCCATTATCTCAAGAGGCTCCAGATTCAACGACTCCCGCCACAATTCGCCTATACGACATCCGCGAGTCGCCCCTCAAGGTCTCACTCTCCTTCAAAGTTACGCTTTTCCTTCATGATACGCGTTCTCCGGAGCCACCGTCAATCGCCAGACTTGTCCGATAGGCCAGCCGGAAGAGCACCTGTCGCGTAGTTTCCGCCTATGCGACATCCCTTGTCACTGAGGCGCCTCAAAGGCAGAGCCAGCCCCCCGCGATCAGGGCCACCGAGGTGGCCCCAGCAGTGCCTATGCGACAAGAACCGCTGCCGGATAGGCAGATAGCTGGTTGTTCGCATAGGCGCTGCCGGATAGGCAGTCGAGCCCACGGTGGCTCAGCCAAGCCAGCAGAGCTCTTCACCCATTGACATGGCTCAGCTGAGCTGTCGTCAGGCTGAAGAGCCCACACAACTTAGAGCGTAGCGGGCTACAGATTCAGGTCAGATTCCGGCGAGAAGGAGCCGTCGAGGACCGCGGCTTCCTGCGGGCGGACGTGGGCATGGGCAACGCCGGGCATGGCCCTGCATTGCGGCCATGGGGATTCACCCCAGCGGCGCTTCAGGAGGCCAATGCTGCCGTGGGTGCCGAAGCCCCCGTCGCGGCGATCTTGATCAGATCGACTCCGTGCTTGCTGTGCACCCTCGTCGCTCTTCGAACCGCGTCGGCCCCATCGGCCACTCCATCCGCTACTGGAGCTTGCGTTCTAGGGCGGGCGTGAGGATCAAACCCAAAGCCGCCCCGAGGACGAGGCCGGTACCTGCACTGCCGAGGGCGGCCCCGAAGATCATTCCGGCACCTGCGCCGAGGGCTATGCTCTTACTCTTGAGGCCTGGGCCTCTATCTGACTGCTCGCTCATTCGATTCTCCTTCCACACCCAACTCTCTGCGATGATCAGGGGCGGTCC comes from Acidobacteriota bacterium and encodes:
- a CDS encoding HNH endonuclease, yielding MARTQGHGNPRWNRDETILALDLYFRSGGEIPSQTSQEVQGLSALLRRLPFHRHRHMNRTFRNPAGVSFKLQNLRQVATGAGLEHVSAMDREVWSELGDQPEEVARLADLIRSAADYIDLAYIEEDRRELFYEGRLLTQVHQARERDRRLRSRVLASHRRRQQPLSCELCGSRSTCRDPAFEDAAFEVHHLVPFAETRGERQVRLTDVALLCACCHRLLHRAIVAAGVWLPLSEARDILGIMPNEAPA